A region from the Vicia villosa cultivar HV-30 ecotype Madison, WI linkage group LG3, Vvil1.0, whole genome shotgun sequence genome encodes:
- the LOC131654987 gene encoding uncharacterized protein LOC131654987, producing the protein MGSVTLHKHKPERFNKVQKHSNLRKITDLLRYVEMCVVLVLISRLSFQQLPLALKNYSEYFRGFAVSPGFVFMIGNVIIITLVAQSGHFSNDSSKTKSSEHDLYLEFLQNSNVYQRIQGCDQRKLGVKVESNVKTRSVVKVSEKDEQGMDLEVKEYRRCQSEIELVRGVDSDNEKEQKVLLRCESENEKRKNGSIQVEKEKKMMVKNLSLYPEDGMSNDEFRRTVEAFIARQQKLR; encoded by the coding sequence ATGGGTTCTGTCACTTTGCACAAACACAAACCAGAGAGATTCAACAAAGTTCAGAAACATAGTAATCTACGAAAGATTACGGATTTGTTGAGGTATGTAGAGATGTGCGTTGTGCTGGTTTTGATTTCTAGGCTCTCGTTTCAGCAACTACCATTGGCTTTGAAGAATTATAGCGAGTATTTTCGAGGGTTCGCGGTTAGTCCTGGATTTGTTTTTATGATTGGGAATGTTATTATCATCACGCTTGTGGCTCAATCAGGTCATTTTTCAAATGATTCTTCGAAAACGAAAAGTTCGGAGCATGATTTGTATCTCGAGTTTCTTCAGAATAGTAACGTGTATCAGAGAATTCAAGGTTGTGATCAGAGAAAACTAGGTGTGAAAGTGGAGAGTAACGTAAAGACTCGAAGCGTGGTGAAAGTTTCTGAGAAAGATGAACAAGGGATGGATTTGGAAGTGAAGGAGTATAGGAGGTGTCAATCGGAAATTGAGTTGGTGAGGGGTGTGGATAGTGATAATGAGAAGGAACAGAAAGTGTTGCTAAGGTGTGAGAGTGAGAATGAGAAAAGAAAGAATGGAAGCATTCAAGTTGAGAAAGAGAAGAAAATGATGGTGAAGAATTTGAGTTTGTATCCTGAAGATGGAATGAGCAATGATGAATTTCGTCGCACTGTGGAAGCATTCATTGCACGACAACAGAAGCTACGATGA
- the LOC131654988 gene encoding uncharacterized protein LOC131654988: MDPARCIYNDDVPKSLVDVRKYVQEKLMSQNKVCYLLPLVHAEHWQLFVLCPRENTVVFFCSLNWDVDKNTKKIISTAFEVHQISNGNRKKAITWLKPDSRKQHNNTDCGYYVMKNMLDIVSANITESWMQVFNDPTELTQEDLYDLRLRWAKCFFELYKG; encoded by the exons ATGGATCCTGCTAGGTGTATATATAATGATGATGTGCCGAAATCTTTAGTAGATGTTAGGAAATACGTACAAGAAAAGTTGATGTCGCAAAACAAAGTTTGCTACTTACTACCACTTGTTCATGC AGAACATTGGCAATTATTTGTCTTGTGTCCAAGAGAGAATACTGTGGTCTTCTTTTGTTCACTTAATTGGGATGTTGATAAAAACACGAAGAAAATTATTTCAAC TGCTTTTGAGGTTCATCAAATTTCAAATGGCAATAGAAAAAAGGCTATTACATGGCTTAAGCCCGAT TCAAGGAAACAACATAACAATACTGATTGTGGAtactatgtgatgaaaaatatgttggatattgtctctgccaatataactgaatcttggatgcag gtatttaatgatcctacagaattgacacaagaagatttgtatgatttgcgactccgttgggcaaaatgtttctttgagttatataaaggATAA
- the LOC131657619 gene encoding uncharacterized protein LOC131657619, with amino-acid sequence MDRSWMRANRLSDEYEHGVMEFLEFAESNAKKDLPPPKSNAEDSHPTLFFCPCVRCANKEPKLSKEKIMDHLICEGICQNYTKWIWHGEVVENSNVSQRDNVSVEMDDRLEDMMCDIGQDSFKRAHAYDSLCNDKDTPLYPGCTNFTRLSAVLKLFNLKAINGWTDKSFTELLELLTQMLPEGNVLPSRYYEAKKILCPMGLEYEKIHACPNDCILYRKEYVNYNHCPKCKASRYKKRHGESSDDDEVKKGPPAKVVWYLPIISRFKRLFANANDAKNLRWHAEERKCDGQIRHVADSLQWKKIDSLFPNFGKESRNLRLGLSTDGMNPFGNLNTNHTSWPVLLMIYNLSPRLCMKRKYVMLSMMISGPKQPGNDIDVYLSPLIDDLKVLWEEGVDVFDAHSGEQFNMRAMLFCTINDFPAYGNLSGYKVKGHKACPICEKDTCYHQLEKGKKTVYLGHRKFLNRYHPYRRLRKAFNGEQEYGVAPKPLTGEEVYQRQQGITSVFGKYQKRPIAKNIWKKRSVFFDLPYWSSLEVRHCIDVMHVEKNVCDSVIGTLLNIQGKTKDGINARLDLGVMGIREELTPQYIGNKTYLPPACYTLSKKEKTSFCECLESIKVPHGYSSNVKRLVSLKDLKLVGLKSHDCHVLMQQLLPVAIRGILPNNVRKTITRLCLFFNAICCKAIDPLKLEDLENEAAVILCQLEMFFPPSFFDIMVHLIVHLVREIRLCGPIFLRWMYPIERYMKILKGYTKNPHRPEASIIERYIAEEAIEFCSNYLSEVNAVGVPKSRHDGRCEGVGTQGLKIKSLSIDVVVQAHLYILNNTDEVQPYLYAHKSIIKKKYPKMSERGLLKEHNKSFSKWFKEKIDGDDSASKIIKWLSYEPKCNIITWSGYDINKTSFYTKAKDDRSTTQNSGVMIVAESMHFSSAKDKNPVMASTPYFGVIEEIWEVDYVVFKVPVFKCKWVDINSGVRIDEFGVTLVDLSKLAYADEPFIMASQAKQVFYVTDPCNKRWSVVLQGKVHDSDENQDANLDISETPPLSTNVPTFIEEDVEDDVHAIRIDHEEGIWENYPLHPVILTAALGTSEHGGRVRGVGKHHKQSTYFGRSYSRQGQHIDVNEQLEQLSSKLEAKLRADFDQKCKALEQSFMETLKSMGLSQSTDNAKCVEKMELVEASGKGSCSAAKGSTKEVEVDDVQRLLLMVLKMADNHLEMDLSHCNSVIHFYMSAKCIRELLMGFHCLDVSTLQVWST; translated from the exons atggatcgtagttggatgagagCTAATCGATTAAGTGATGAGTACGAACATGGGGTGATGGAATTTCTAGAGTTTGCTGAAAGTAATGCTAAAAAAGATCTTCCTCCTCCTAAAAGTAATGCTGAAGATAGTCACCCTACGCTATTTTTCTGTCCATGTGTTCGTTGTGCAAATAAAGAACCAAAACTTAGTAAGGAAAAAATCATGGATCATCTAATTTGTGAAGGGATTTGTCAAAACTATACAAAATGGATATGGCACGGTGAAGTGGTAGAAAATTCAAATGTGTCCCAAAGAGATAATGTTAGTGTAGAAATGGATGATCGTCTGGAAGACATGATGTGTGATATTGGACAAGATTCGTTTAAGAGGGCACATGCGTATGATAGTTTATGCAATGACAAGGATACACCTTTGTACCCGGGATGCACAAATTTTACACGTTTGTCGGCcgtgttaaaattgtttaatctgaAGGCAATTAACGGGTGGACAGACAAAAGTTTTACCGAATTGCTTGAACTGTTGACGCAAATGCTTCCAGAAGGTAACGTACTGCCAAGTCGTTATTACGAGGCGAAGAAAATATTGTGTCCGATGGGTTTGGAGTatgaaaagatacatgcatgtcctaatgattgcatattatacagaAAAGAGTATGTAAACTATAACCATTGTCCGAAGTGCAAGGCGTCACGCTACAAAAAGAGACATGGTGAATCTAGTGATGATGACGAGGTCAAAAAGGGTCCTCCCGCGAAAGTGGTATGGTACCTACCAATAATTTCAAGGTTCAAGAGATTATTCGCTAATGCAAACGATGCAAAGAATCTTAGATGGCATGcagaagaaagaaaatgtgatGGACAAATCCGCCATGTAGCTGAttctttgcaatggaagaaaatagATTCTTTGTTTCCAAATTTTGGCAAAGAGTCGAGAAACCTTAGACTTGGActttctactgatggaatgaatccGTTTGGTAATCTAAATACTAACCATACTTCTTGGCCAGTTCTTCTGATGATTTACAACCTATCTCCTAGGTTGTGCATGAAGCGTAAATACGTGATGTTATCCATGATGATTTCGGGCCCAAAACAACCAGGAAAcgacatagatgtttatctaagTCCACTGATCGATGATTTAAAAGTGTTGTGGGAGGAAGGGGTGGATGTTTTCGATGCGCATTCTGGTGAACAGTTCAATATGCGTGCCATGTTGTTTTGCACCATCAACGATTTTCCGGCATATGGCAATTTGTCTGGGTATAAAGTTAAAGGGCATAAAGCGTGTCCTATATGTGAAAAAGACACGTGTTACCATCAGCTTGAAAAAGGAAAGAAGACTGTTTATCTCGGGCATCGAAAATTTCTAAATCGTTATCATCCATATCGTAGATTGCGGAAAGCTTTCAATGGGGAACAAGAGTATGGTGTTGCTCCAAAGCCCTTAACTGGAGAGGAAGTTTATCAACGACAACAGGGCATTACTTCTGTTTTTGGAAAGTACCAAAAGCGGCCTATTGCgaaaaatatatggaaaaagaGGTCGGTTTTCTTCgatcttccatattggtctaGTCTTGAGGTAAGACATTGTATTGATGTGATGCACGTGGAGAAAAATGTATGTGATAGTGTAATCGGAACACTTCTCAacattcaaggcaagacaaaggaTGGTATTAATGCTCGTCTAGATTTAGGCGTGATGGGTATACGAGAAGAGCTAACTCCACAATATATAG gtAACAAGACGTATTTGCCTCCTGCCTGCTACACTTTGtcgaaaaaagagaaaacaagtttTTGTGAGTGTTTAGAAAGTATCAAAGTGCCACATGGTTACTCATCAAATGTCAAGAGGCTTGTATCGCTTAAAGATCTCAAATTAgttggcttaaaatctcatgacTGTCATGTCTTAATGCAACAACTACTACCAGTGGCTATTCGTGGGATATTGCCTAACAATGTTAGGAAGACTATAACTAGGTTGTGCCTGTTTTTCAATGCAATTTGTTGCAAAGCCATTGATCCATTAAAGTTAGAAGATTTGGAAAATGAGGCTGCAGTTATCTTGTGCCAATTAGAGATGTTTTTTCCTCCttcattttttgacattatggttcacttgATTGTTCATCTAGTAAGGGAGATTAGATTATGTGGTCCAATTTTTTTACGGTGGATGTATCCAATAGAGCGATACATGAAGATCCTAAAAGGGTATACCAAGAACCCACACCGTCCGGAAGCATCGATTATTGAGAGGTACATTGCAGAAGAAGCAATTGAGTTTTGTTCTAACTATTTGTCGGAAGTGAATGCTGTAGGGGTTCCCAAGTCTCGTCATGATGGAAGATGTGAGGGTGTGGGTACACAAGGTTTAAAGATCAAGAGCTTAAGTATTGATGTGGTTGTTCAAGCgcatttgtatatattgaataacaCGGATGAAGTTCAACCTTACTTATATGCTCACAAAAGCATCATAAAGAAAAAGTACCCCAAGATGAGTGAAAGAGGGTTGTTAAAAGAGCATAATAAGAGTTTCTCTAAGTggtttaaagaaaaaattgatgGTGATGATAGTGCTTCAAAAATAATTAAGTGGTTGTCCTATGAGCCTAAATGCAACATAATAACTTGGAGTGGATATGATATTAATAAAACTTCCTTTTATACAAAGGCAAAGGATGACCGTAGTACCACAcaaaatagtggggttatgaTTGTGGCCGAGTCCATGCACTTCTCTAGTGCTAAAGATAAAAACCCGGTTATGGCATCTACACCCTACTTTGGGGTGATTGAAGAGATTTgggaagttgattatgttgtgttTAAAGTTCCTGTATTTAAATGCAAATGGGTTGATATCAATAGTGGTGTAAGAAttgatgaatttggagttacattgGTTGATCTTAGCAAGTTAGCTTATGCGGACGAACCTTTCATCATGGCATctcaagcaaaacaagttttttatgtcaCAGATCCTTGTAATAAAAGGTGGTCAGTTGTTCTACAAGGAAAGGTGCATGATAGTGATGAAAATCAAGATGCGAATCTTGATATTTCCGAAACTCCTCCTCTCTCAACAAATGTGCCTACCTTCATTGAAGAAGATGTAGAGGATGATGTGCATGCTATTCGCATAGATCATGAAGAAGGGATATGGGAGAACTA TCCTCTTCATCCGGTAATCCTAACAGCAGCCCTTGGAACATCTGAGCATGGCGGCCGTGTTCGTGGTGTTGGAAAACACCATAAACAAAGCACTTACTTTGGACGGTCTTATTCACGTCAAGGACAACACATAGATGTGAATGAACAACTTGAACAACTTTCATCAAAATTGGAAGCAAAACTTAGAGCTGATTTTGATCAAAAGTGCAAGGCGTTGGAACAATCTTTTATGGAGACACTTAAGTCTATGGGTTTGTCGCAAAGTACTGATAATGCTAAATGCGTTGAAAAAATGGAATTAGTCGAAGCAAGCGGAAAAGGAAGTTGTTCAGCTGCAAAAGGAAGCACCAAAGAGGTTGAAGTTGACGATGTTCAGAGATTGTTACTCATGGTTCTGAAAATGGCTGACAACCACTTGGAAATGGATTTAAGTCATTGTAACTCTGTCATTCATTTTTATATGTCAGCTAAGTGTATCAGAGAGTTGTTGATGGGTTTTCATTGCCTTGACGTGTCTACTCTACAAGTTTGGAGCACGTGA